The Afipia sp. P52-10 sequence GAGCATCGTGTTGAGTTTACGCTCGCGGTCCTGGGTCTGCTGCCGTTCGGCCTTGGTCTGGCCGAAGCGGGCGCGTTGCGCATCGGCGTCCTTCGCCGCCTGCTCGCGCGCCACCCGTTTTCTGAAACGTTTCAGATTGACAATCTCGCCCATCGCCTTCGCCTGATCGCCGCGCAATGTTTCGGGATTAGCAAACAACGGGCTGATGCGCGAAACGCGCCATTGTCGAGCGCTCGATCAATACCCGTCACGAAGTCCGCAGCCCCGAACATTCGCCCGCGTCCCGCCTGACGCACTGGTTAATCAAACCGGCGGTAATTTAATCAGTAACACGAGCTGTCCCGCGTCTGCCAGCGGGCGGACTAAACATTTCGAACAATAACTTGCGAGCGACTTTCCGAAAACCGATAGGCGCCTTCGGGCTACCCCGGACGGGTCATTTTCTCAGGTTTCACCAGCCGGTCGAATTCCGCAGCAGTGACGAACCCAAGCCGAACGGCTTCTTCACGCAGAGTGGTTCCGCGTGCATGCGCGGTCTTGGCGACCTTGGCTGCGTTGTCGTAGCCGATCTTCGGCGCGAGCGCGGTCACCAGCATCAACGAGCGTTGCATCAACTCGTCGATCCGCTTGGCATCGGCCTTGATGCCCACCACGCAATGGTCGGTGAACGACGTTGCGGCGTCCGCAAGCAGGCGGATCGACTGCAGCATGCAGTGCGCCAGCACCGGCTTGTACACGTTCAGCTCGAAATGACCCTGGCTTGCAGCCACCGTCACGGTGGTCTGGTTGCCGAACACCTGGCAGCAGGCCATTGTCAGCGCTTCACACTGAGTAGGATTAACCTTACCTGGCATGATCGAAGAGCCCGGCTCGTTCTCGGGCAGGATCAGTTCGCCGAGCCCGGAGCGTGGGCCGGAGCCGAGCAGGCGGATGTCGTTGGCGATCTTGAACAGGCCCGTTGCCAGCGCATTCAGCGCGCCATGTGCGAAGGCGTAGGCATCATGCGCGGCGAGCGCCTCGAACTTGTTTGGCGCGGAGGTGAACGGCAGTCCGGTGATGGCGGCGACGCGCTTCGCAAACAGCGCAGCAAAACGCGGCGATGCGTTCAGTCCGGTGCCGACCGCGGTGCCGCCTTGCGCCAGCGGCGTCAAGCTCTTGAGCGTCTCCTTGATGCGCGCGATGCCATTCTCAATCTGTGCAGCGTAGCCAGAGAACTCCTGGCCGAGGGTCAGCGGGGTCGCGTCCTGGGTGTGGGTGCGGCCAATCTTGACGATGCCGGCGAAAGCCTTCTGCTTGCGCACCAACTCCTTGTGCAGCCGCGTCAGCGCCGGCAGCAGCCGCTGCACGATCTCCTCGACGGCGGCGATGTGCATCGCGGTCGGGAAGCTGTCGTTCGACGACTGGCTCATATTGACGTGATCGTTGGGGTGCACCGGGCTCTTCGAGCCCATCTTGCCGCCGAGCAATTCGATCGCGCGGTTGGAGATCACCTCGTTCAGGTTCATGTTCGATTGGGTGCCGGACCCGGTCTGCCA is a genomic window containing:
- a CDS encoding DUF4169 family protein codes for the protein MGEIVNLKRFRKRVAREQAAKDADAQRARFGQTKAERQQTQDRERKLNTMLDQHRLDEDDPA
- the fumC gene encoding class II fumarate hydratase, translating into MAARAKAASARKVRVETDTFGPIEVPADRYWGAQTQRSRQNFRIGTERMPEPVVRALAIVKLAAAETNHKLGLLDRRRASAIARAAREVIDGKLDGNFPLVVWQTGSGTQSNMNLNEVISNRAIELLGGKMGSKSPVHPNDHVNMSQSSNDSFPTAMHIAAVEEIVQRLLPALTRLHKELVRKQKAFAGIVKIGRTHTQDATPLTLGQEFSGYAAQIENGIARIKETLKSLTPLAQGGTAVGTGLNASPRFAALFAKRVAAITGLPFTSAPNKFEALAAHDAYAFAHGALNALATGLFKIANDIRLLGSGPRSGLGELILPENEPGSSIMPGKVNPTQCEALTMACCQVFGNQTTVTVAASQGHFELNVYKPVLAHCMLQSIRLLADAATSFTDHCVVGIKADAKRIDELMQRSLMLVTALAPKIGYDNAAKVAKTAHARGTTLREEAVRLGFVTAAEFDRLVKPEKMTRPG